A single genomic interval of Armigeres subalbatus isolate Guangzhou_Male chromosome 1, GZ_Asu_2, whole genome shotgun sequence harbors:
- the LOC134208242 gene encoding LOW QUALITY PROTEIN: uncharacterized protein LOC134208242 (The sequence of the model RefSeq protein was modified relative to this genomic sequence to represent the inferred CDS: inserted 2 bases in 2 codons) encodes MDSMNNVNAETPNIVAMVSGFPEQVVDNGHTAGNPSLALHGQNLSSIMSDGNRPSSLQDVVPVQLPRIVTVVSGAPEQTVDSCYTASDPSLVLRTQNLSTIIPDGNRPSQLQTVTSFKMPKIVAVVSSAPEQTLNRSVTAVPSSLGPNNNTAMYNDNRLSISSNSGSGHTSVDPFMVLRQSNLVAFLPDSNQASTSSLPYINPLETLLNSKVEQDETVIVEEIQDCDSAVVMKQGSIMEELIEGISDEENISPNTSVKRSVAEEDVKLTKSEKRHASTEMKFRTFSVNWTKIGDNIIGQLNRLQEFRDQNPDKSIPRGVQFPKSDMTTLTNNIVDQMRCIDTEISACTMESVARQVHSKYSGLNFIDDDGCINHNSHVALKHKLINRNSYLNRFKDPDAKLSVAEVRRNXNVKAGTLKEYWTAVSKDCSKDIVGKLVRNDPKVLNDEFLSVSQSYVRFRLDEPKNLKDIVTGLPILRRRQLISYHFEKATGVPMDTFEKLFVGKRTKIVDFXKSRPKIGLDNTPSDYDIIASLCSLLGENVNELIIQKELGTKASEITTECVGPVLVCVDLGNNGHVFYVFAEQVCLTEGSNDVITAVGELLAVHYIYNLMYMKCTSKFLELVQSYFFKIIPITGSKSKATRKSKQQRLVQSVIEAISNHVPAAS; translated from the exons ATGGACAGTATGAACAACGTAAATGCAGAAACACCAAACATTGTCGCCATGGTATCTGGTTTTCCAGAGCAAGTGGTTGACAATGGCCATACTGCCGGGAATCCTTCTCTGGCACTACACGGACAAAATCTCAGCAGCATTATGTCAGATGGCAACCGCCCGTCATCGCTTCAAGACGTGGTCCCAGTTCAACTGCCAAGAATCGTCACCGTCGTATCTGGTGCGCCGGAACAAACGGTTGATTCTTGTTATACCGCCTCTGATCCTTCTCTAGTATTACGAACACAAAATCTCAGCACAATTATTCCCGACGGCAACCGACCATCACAGCTCCAGACTGTCACTTCCTTTAAAATGCCAAAAATCGTCGCCGTCGTATCTAGTGCGCCGGAGCAAACACTCAATCGTAGCGTAACCGCTGTTCCGTCTTCTCTGGGACCTAATAATAATACTGCTATGTACAACGACAACCGACTATCTATTTCATCGAACTCTGGTTCTGGTCATACATCCGTTGATCCATTCATGGTGCTACGCCAATCAAATCTCGTCGCCTTTTTGCCGGACAGTAACCAAGCATCTACGTCATCACTCCCGTATATCAACCCATTGGAAACTTTACTTAACAGTAAAGTGGAGCAAGATGAGACCGTTATTGTCGAAGAAATACAAGATTGCGATTCGGCTGTTGTAATGAAGCAAGGATCAATAATGGAAGAATTGATTGAAGGCATTTCCGATGAAGAGAACATATCACCAAACACATCAGTGAAAAGATCGGTAGCAGAGGAAGATGTAAAACTCACCAAAAGCGAAAAACGTCACGCATCGACAGAGATGAAATTTCGTACTTTCAGTGTGAATTGGACGAAAATCGGTGACAATATTATTGGGCAGTTGAATCGTTTGCAAGAGTTTCGAGACCAAAATCCCGACAAAAGTATTCCTCGCGGTGTTCAGTTCCCCAAATCTGATATGACCACTTTGACGAATAATATCGTCGATCAAATGCGTTGCATTGATACCGAAATATCAGCGTGTACGATGGAATCAGTTGCACGGCAAGTTCACTCGAAATACTCGGGTCTAAATTTCATAGACGATGATGGATGCATTAATCATAATAGTCATGTTGCATTGAAGCATAAACTTATCAACCGAAATTCTTACTTGAACCGTTTCAAGGATCCGGATGCGAAGCTTTCAGTCGCCGAGGTTCGTAGGA AAAATGTGAAAGCCGGCACACTCAAAGAGTATTGGACGGCGGTTTCTAAAGACTGTTCCAAGGACATCGTAGGGAAACTTGTCAGAAACGATCCGAAAGTATTGAACGATGAGTTTCTCTCAGTCTCTCAGTCATACGTGCGATTTCGGTTGGATGAACCAAAGAACCTTAAGGATATTGTTACTGGTCTTCCCATTCTTCGCCGACGACAACTTATAAGCTACCATTTCGAGAAAGCAACAGGCGTGCCTATGGACACATTCGAGAAGCTATTTGTGGGTAAACGAACGAAAATTGTTGACT TGAAAAGTCGACCAAAAATCGGACTGGATAATACACCTTCGGACTACGACATCATTGCGTCATTGTGCTCTTTGCTCGGGGAAAATGTCAACGAACTCATCATTCAGAAAGAA ctTGGAACAAAGGCATCAGAAATAACAACAGAATGTGTCGGGCCGGTGCTTGTTTGTGTCG ATCTTGGCAATAATGGCCACGTATTCTACGTATTTGCGGAACAAGTTTGCCTCACCGAGGGATCGAACGACGTCATCACCGCGGTTGGTGAGTTGTTGGCGGTGCATTACATTTATAATTTGATGTATATGAAATGCACCTCCAAGTTTTTGGAGTTGGTGCAATCCTACTTCTTCAAAATTATTCCGATAACAGGATCTAAGTCCAAGGCAACTAGAAAAAGCAAACAACAGCGTCTGGTTCAGAGCGTCATTGAAGCGATTTCGAACCATGTGCCGGCCGCATCATAG